In Rhodothermus marinus DSM 4252, a single genomic region encodes these proteins:
- a CDS encoding ATP-binding protein produces MMKEVRYRFNNLEDLIDRVHALFAKPDAGLPLPPENEDLRYRVQLTVHEWLANLIQHAHFGNRAPSIELTIRSNGRIVECFIDDNSEGFDLNGRLESNPSIQEAFPERGMGLHFIRACTQKLRYIRLKDGRHRLVFTLANDEDPWLDIPF; encoded by the coding sequence ATGATGAAAGAAGTGCGCTACCGATTCAACAACCTGGAGGATCTGATCGACCGGGTGCACGCCCTTTTTGCGAAGCCGGATGCCGGCCTTCCGCTGCCTCCGGAAAATGAAGACCTGCGTTATCGCGTCCAGCTGACCGTCCATGAGTGGTTGGCCAATTTAATTCAACACGCACATTTTGGCAACCGCGCGCCATCCATCGAGTTAACGATCCGCAGCAACGGTCGCATCGTCGAATGCTTTATCGATGACAATTCGGAAGGCTTCGACCTGAACGGACGGCTGGAGTCCAATCCGTCGATTCAGGAAGCTTTTCCCGAGCGGGGCATGGGCCTCCATTTTATTCGCGCCTGTACACAAAAACTCAGATACATTCGCCTGAAGGACGGAAGACACCGTCTGGTCTTTACGCTGGCCAACGACGAAGATCCATGGCTCGATATTCCATTTTAG